A stretch of alpha proteobacterium HIMB59 DNA encodes these proteins:
- a CDS encoding Histidine biosynthesis protein (PFAM: Histidine biosynthesis protein~TIGRFAM: imidazoleglycerol phosphate synthase, cyclase subunit; overlaps another CDS with the same product name): MLKTRIIPCLDVIKNKVVKGVNFKNIKVMGNAVEMAKFYSEAGADELCMLDINASYQNRKTFIKTVESISKVINIPLTVGGGVSDLSDITNLLNAGADKVSINSAAVKNPNLVKKASLVHGSQCIVVAIDAKRFQGNFRVVIKGGRELTPKKLVDWALYVQKIGAGEILLTSMDTDGVQKGFDAEMLKSITSKLTIPVIASGGVGELEHFYTGHQTRSTGLLAASVFHSGKYTITQVKKFLDKKGVPVRL; encoded by the coding sequence ATGCTTAAAACTCGAATAATTCCTTGTTTAGATGTTATTAAAAACAAAGTCGTTAAAGGGGTTAATTTTAAAAATATTAAAGTTATGGGAAATGCTGTTGAAATGGCAAAATTTTATTCAGAAGCCGGTGCAGATGAATTATGTATGTTGGACATCAATGCTTCTTATCAAAACAGAAAAACTTTTATCAAAACCGTGGAGTCAATATCAAAGGTCATCAACATCCCCCTAACTGTAGGAGGTGGCGTTTCGGACCTATCAGATATTACAAATCTTCTTAATGCAGGTGCAGATAAAGTTTCTATTAACTCGGCGGCGGTAAAAAATCCTAACTTAGTTAAAAAAGCATCGTTGGTTCATGGTTCTCAATGTATTGTTGTGGCTATTGATGCGAAGAGATTTCAAGGAAATTTTAGAGTGGTGATTAAGGGAGGAAGAGAACTAACACCTAAAAAACTTGTTGATTGGGCGTTATATGTTCAAAAAATTGGCGCAGGTGAAATATTATTAACATCGATGGACACAGATGGAGTTCAAAAAGGGTTTGACGCAGAAATGTTAAAATCAATTACATCTAAGCTTACCATCCCTGTGATTGCTAGTGGCGGTGTAGGAGAATTAGAACATTTTTATACAGGTCATCAAACTAGATCCACTGGTTTGTTGGCCGCTAGTGTTTTTCATTCAGGAAAATACACTATTACACAAGTTAAGAAATTTTTAGATAAGAAAGGGGTTCCTGTCAGATTATGA
- a CDS encoding HIT domain protein (PFAM: HIT domain), with translation MSYDKENIFAKILRGEIPCDKIYEDEYVLSFKDISPQAKTHVLIIPKDPYIDVADFLQNADTQYQNNFWQSMNKIIDFLELRSKGFQIKTHKGKDGGQEVFHFHLHLLSNS, from the coding sequence ATGAGTTATGATAAAGAAAATATTTTTGCAAAAATTTTAAGAGGTGAAATACCCTGCGATAAAATATATGAAGATGAATATGTTTTGTCATTTAAAGATATTAGCCCCCAAGCTAAAACGCATGTCTTAATTATTCCTAAAGATCCGTACATTGATGTTGCTGATTTTTTACAAAATGCAGACACTCAATACCAAAATAACTTTTGGCAATCTATGAATAAAATTATCGATTTTTTAGAATTAAGGTCAAAAGGATTTCAAATTAAAACCCACAAAGGAAAAGATGGAGGACAAGAGGTCTTTCATTTCCATCTACATCTTTTAAGTAACAGTTAG
- a CDS encoding phospholipid-binding protein, BON family (PFAM: Putative phospholipid-binding domain), with translation MNRFVILFVSFLVIGCGPTLVTTGAKTAVEQQQDDKTLRESWDDATIKLGIKEKYFSYDATLFTKIDVEVELGKVLLTGVVPFGDMRLEAVRLAWQQEGVVEVLNEISIDTGYGLDDIAKDKFISTQLFTKILTDGEIKKFKYDFEVQKQIIYLFGVSNDQNEINRVIDHAKSIKGVLDIINYIQAR, from the coding sequence ATGAATAGATTTGTAATTCTTTTTGTATCTTTTTTAGTTATTGGTTGCGGGCCAACGCTTGTTACAACTGGTGCAAAGACTGCTGTTGAGCAACAACAAGATGACAAAACTTTGCGTGAAAGTTGGGATGATGCAACAATTAAACTTGGTATAAAAGAAAAATACTTTTCATATGACGCCACACTTTTTACTAAGATTGATGTGGAAGTTGAACTAGGCAAAGTTTTACTGACCGGTGTAGTGCCCTTTGGCGATATGAGATTAGAAGCGGTCCGACTAGCATGGCAGCAAGAAGGGGTTGTTGAAGTGCTGAATGAAATATCTATAGATACTGGATATGGTCTCGATGATATAGCAAAGGATAAATTTATAAGCACACAACTATTTACAAAGATATTAACCGATGGTGAAATTAAAAAATTTAAATATGATTTTGAAGTCCAAAAACAGATAATTTATTTATTTGGTGTTTCCAATGATCAAAATGAAATAAATCGTGTCATTGATCATGCAAAATCAATCAAGGGAGTCCTTGATATAATTAATTATATTCAAGCAAGATAA
- a CDS encoding S-adenosylmethionine-dependent methyltransferase, YraL family (PFAM: Tetrapyrrole (Corrin/Porphyrin) Methylases~TIGRFAM: S-adenosylmethionine-dependent methyltransferase, YraL family): MEPGLYLVATPIGNLDDITIRALNVLKNSDIIFCENTKNSSKLFKKYSIEAKYHKYTDHDFDRKKDEILQNLKQKKIISLISDSGSPLISDPGNQLINFLFQQGVKIFSIPGPSALISGIQLSGFLNKKYFSFLGFLPKKKSQKISILESHLNNNLVIYTTKQQLENDIEAVVEVAEKFEIIILKELTKMFEERIYLSHEDFKKVDLKAVKGELVLAVNIISTSQKQQELSLDYISQIVSEMGIKKAYQVVKTKYKISRNRFYEMAINLNNE; the protein is encoded by the coding sequence ATGGAACCCGGTTTATATTTAGTTGCTACACCCATAGGAAATTTAGATGATATCACAATAAGAGCATTAAATGTTTTAAAAAATTCGGATATTATTTTTTGTGAGAATACAAAAAATAGTAGCAAACTTTTTAAAAAATATTCAATTGAAGCTAAATATCATAAATATACTGATCATGATTTTGATAGAAAAAAAGATGAAATATTACAAAATCTTAAACAAAAAAAAATTATCAGTTTAATTTCTGACTCTGGGTCTCCATTAATTTCTGATCCGGGCAATCAATTGATTAATTTTTTATTTCAACAAGGTGTTAAAATATTTTCCATTCCGGGACCAAGTGCTTTAATTAGTGGCATACAATTAAGTGGTTTTTTAAATAAAAAGTATTTTTCTTTTTTAGGTTTTTTACCAAAAAAAAAATCACAGAAAATTTCTATTCTTGAGTCTCATTTAAATAATAATTTAGTGATTTATACGACCAAACAACAATTAGAAAATGATATTGAAGCAGTAGTAGAGGTGGCAGAAAAATTTGAAATTATCATATTAAAAGAATTAACTAAGATGTTCGAAGAAAGAATTTATCTATCTCATGAGGACTTTAAAAAAGTAGATTTGAAAGCAGTCAAAGGAGAACTCGTACTTGCTGTTAACATTATTTCTACATCCCAAAAGCAACAAGAACTGTCATTAGATTATATCTCGCAAATTGTGTCTGAGATGGGTATTAAAAAAGCTTATCAAGTTGTGAAAACTAAGTATAAAATATCTAGAAATAGATTTTATGAAATGGCGATTAATTTAAATAATGAATAG
- a CDS encoding Ham1 family protein (PFAM: Ham1 family~TIGRFAM: non-canonical purine NTP pyrophosphatase, RdgB/HAM1 family): MKNNLLLGSGNAGKIREIKFYLEYFNLFNNFHILDLSNFKDLGEPEENGSTFEENSAIKSTYFYNKTDCLTLSDDSGFIVEGMENFPGIKTARVAKEMGDEQQVVNYIFNKNPKNQKISATFHCSLSLVGYEINQVVTGTVVGSIISSKRGNDGFGYDPFFIPQNSNKTFAEMGLKEKIFLSHRFEAFKILSITQK, from the coding sequence TTGAAAAATAACTTACTTCTTGGCAGTGGAAATGCTGGAAAAATTAGAGAGATTAAGTTTTATTTAGAATATTTTAATCTTTTTAATAATTTTCATATTTTAGATTTATCTAACTTTAAAGATTTAGGAGAGCCAGAAGAAAATGGCTCAACATTTGAAGAAAACTCAGCCATCAAATCAACTTATTTTTATAATAAAACGGACTGTTTAACATTAAGCGATGATAGCGGGTTTATTGTCGAAGGAATGGAAAATTTTCCTGGAATAAAAACCGCAAGAGTTGCAAAAGAAATGGGAGATGAGCAGCAAGTTGTAAATTATATTTTTAATAAAAATCCTAAAAATCAAAAAATTAGCGCTACTTTTCATTGTTCTTTATCACTAGTTGGATATGAGATAAATCAGGTAGTAACTGGAACGGTTGTAGGTTCTATTATATCTAGTAAAAGAGGCAACGATGGTTTTGGATACGATCCTTTTTTTATTCCTCAAAATTCTAATAAAACTTTTGCTGAGATGGGTTTAAAAGAAAAAATTTTTTTATCTCATAGATTTGAAGCATTTAAGATTTTATCAATTACTCAAAAATAA
- a CDS encoding tRNA nucleotidyltransferase (PFAM: 3' exoribonuclease family, domain 1; 3' exoribonuclease family, domain 2~TIGRFAM: ribonuclease PH) has translation MSTYKRNDRELNKIRSLEITPNFQPNNQSSCLVKLGNTHVCCSAILEDRVPGFLRNSGKGWLTAEYGMLPSSTSERMDREAAKGRQSGRTQEIQRLIGRSLRCAVNLDILGEKTIKIDCDVISADGGTRTASIIGGYVSLVRAVNHYKTQFNITKGIITNQVAAISVGVVKGTPCIDLDYIEDSSAEVDCNVVMANDGQFIEFQSTGEGAKFSKKTILDFIELVEGSMPDIFAIQDQAIEK, from the coding sequence ATGAGTACATATAAAAGAAATGACCGAGAACTAAATAAGATACGGTCCTTGGAAATAACACCTAACTTTCAACCCAACAATCAATCATCTTGTCTGGTGAAATTAGGCAATACTCATGTTTGTTGTTCTGCAATTTTAGAAGATAGAGTTCCTGGCTTCCTTAGAAACTCCGGCAAAGGATGGCTTACTGCAGAATATGGAATGCTTCCGTCATCTACATCAGAGCGAATGGACAGAGAAGCTGCTAAGGGTAGGCAATCTGGTCGAACTCAAGAAATTCAAAGACTCATTGGTCGAAGTCTTCGATGTGCTGTAAATTTAGATATTCTTGGAGAAAAAACTATAAAGATCGATTGCGATGTCATTAGTGCAGATGGGGGAACACGAACTGCGTCAATCATTGGTGGATATGTAAGCTTAGTACGCGCAGTAAATCATTATAAAACTCAATTCAACATCACTAAGGGCATAATTACTAATCAGGTTGCTGCTATTTCTGTAGGTGTTGTAAAAGGAACTCCTTGTATAGACTTAGACTACATAGAAGACTCCAGTGCAGAAGTTGACTGTAATGTTGTCATGGCTAATGATGGGCAGTTTATTGAATTTCAATCTACCGGAGAAGGAGCCAAATTTAGTAAAAAAACTATTTTAGATTTTATTGAACTGGTTGAAGGCTCAATGCCTGACATTTTTGCAATTCAAGATCAAGCTATTGAAAAATAA
- a CDS encoding heat-inducible transcription repressor HrcA (PFAM: HrcA protein C terminal domain~TIGRFAM: heat shock gene repressor HrcA), giving the protein MNKKISEISQRAKFIFKVLVENYLSTGQPMGSKSISSKLNYDLSPATIRNVLNEINLHGLIQRDHFSAGSLPSDFGLQFYTQALLEPGQIDKNEKQLIDSTNFSDFPQEYEKITSILNGLSNQASLVINNEKVPKISKISFHTIDKKRVIFIVENDDGTTTNRLVETPDDIEIRDLNVISEFLNKFTNKQSPIQIEKNIKIFLQEAQNKINKTTKILLEQGIKINKNNKSEFFVRGLPSLVNSKIDTDLDTLNELLSEIETGKMASKMIKALKKSKGVQIFIGSNTNLFKNTNLSMIFSNYQTKNGLTGAIGVIGPKRIDYQRIVPIVNYMSEIISNKK; this is encoded by the coding sequence ATGAATAAGAAAATATCGGAAATAAGCCAAAGAGCCAAATTCATTTTTAAGGTTCTTGTTGAAAACTACCTATCTACAGGCCAACCAATGGGCTCTAAGTCTATAAGTTCAAAATTAAATTACGATCTTTCTCCTGCGACTATCAGAAATGTTTTAAATGAAATAAACTTACATGGATTAATTCAACGAGATCATTTTTCAGCCGGCAGTTTACCATCAGACTTTGGATTACAGTTTTATACTCAAGCTTTGCTTGAACCAGGTCAAATTGATAAAAATGAAAAACAGCTAATTGACTCAACAAACTTTTCAGATTTTCCTCAAGAATATGAAAAAATTACATCTATTCTCAATGGCCTTTCTAATCAGGCAAGCTTAGTTATTAACAATGAGAAAGTTCCAAAAATTTCAAAGATCAGCTTTCACACAATTGATAAGAAAAGGGTTATTTTTATTGTAGAAAATGATGATGGCACAACAACCAATCGATTAGTTGAAACCCCTGACGATATTGAAATAAGAGACTTAAATGTCATTAGCGAATTTTTAAATAAATTCACAAACAAACAGTCACCAATACAAATCGAGAAAAATATAAAAATCTTTCTCCAAGAGGCCCAAAATAAAATTAATAAAACTACTAAAATACTTTTAGAACAGGGCATTAAAATAAATAAAAATAACAAGTCTGAGTTTTTTGTTCGAGGATTGCCAAGCTTAGTAAATAGTAAAATAGATACAGATTTGGATACATTAAACGAATTATTGAGCGAAATTGAAACGGGAAAAATGGCTAGTAAGATGATTAAAGCCTTGAAAAAATCTAAAGGAGTACAAATATTTATTGGAAGTAATACAAACTTATTTAAAAACACAAATTTATCGATGATTTTTTCTAACTATCAAACAAAAAATGGACTTACTGGAGCAATTGGTGTAATAGGACCTAAAAGAATTGACTATCAAAGAATAGTTCCAATTGTTAATTATATGTCTGAAATTATATCTAACAAAAAATAA
- a CDS encoding GrpE protein (PFAM: GrpE) → MSEENNNKLEEQDLENPTSEKEEQVSEESKDQEEAEISPEDLIEKLNEEITSLKDQRLRAIAELENFRKRAEKDQSDALKYGISNFAKEIINIRDNIERAQSSISDEAKKNEAIKSVIEGIDLIAQSVVSTFEKIGIKKIESLNEKFDHNLHQAMMEIENEELEPGTIVQELIPGYTLHDRLLRPAMVGVSKKSKKNEDNADKSAPEEIES, encoded by the coding sequence ATGAGCGAAGAGAATAATAATAAATTAGAAGAACAAGATTTAGAAAATCCGACTTCAGAAAAAGAAGAACAAGTATCAGAAGAGTCAAAAGATCAAGAAGAGGCTGAAATTTCTCCTGAAGACTTAATAGAAAAATTAAATGAAGAAATTACGAGTCTAAAAGATCAAAGACTGCGCGCAATTGCGGAGCTAGAAAATTTTAGAAAACGAGCTGAAAAAGATCAGTCTGATGCTCTAAAGTATGGAATTTCAAATTTTGCTAAAGAAATTATTAATATTAGAGATAATATCGAGCGTGCACAAAGTAGTATTTCTGATGAAGCAAAAAAAAATGAGGCCATTAAATCTGTTATTGAAGGAATAGATTTAATTGCCCAGTCTGTTGTTTCAACTTTTGAAAAAATTGGAATTAAGAAAATTGAAAGTCTCAATGAAAAATTTGATCACAATCTGCATCAAGCCATGATGGAAATCGAAAATGAGGAGCTAGAGCCCGGCACTATTGTGCAAGAGCTCATCCCCGGCTACACACTTCATGATCGGCTTTTGAGACCCGCAATGGTGGGCGTCTCAAAAAAGTCAAAAAAAAATGAAGATAATGCTGACAAATCAGCACCAGAAGAAATAGAAAGCTAA
- a CDS encoding chaperone protein DnaK (PFAM: Hsp70 protein~TIGRFAM: chaperone protein DnaK), with amino-acid sequence MAKVIGIDLGTTNSCVAIMDGKNPKVIENSEGARTTPSVVAFTESEKLIGQSAKRQAVTNPENTLYAVKRFIGRSFDDQTVQKDVSLSPFKIIKGNNGDAWVEAQGEKYSPSQISAFILQKMKETAESYTGETITQAVITVPAYFNDAQRQATKDAGKIAGLEVLRIINEPTAASLAYGLDKKQSGTVVVYDLGGGTFDVSILEVGDGVFEVKATNGDTHLGGEDFDLRIIDFLANEFKKEQGIDLKNDKLALQRLKEAAEKAKIELSSSTQTDVNLPFITADQSGPKHLNVKLTRAKLEELVDDLLQNTIEPCKKALSDAGLSASDINDVILVGGMTRMPKVTEIVKNFFGKDPSKGVNPDEVVAMGAAIQAGVLQGDVKDVLLLDVTPLSLGIETLGGVFTKLIERNTTVPTKKSQVFSTAEDNQNAVTIRVFQGEREMAQDNKLLGQFDLVGIPPAPRGTPQIEVTFDIDANGIVNVSAKDKSTGKEQQIKIQASGGLSDEEIDKMVKDAEANAEADKKKREEVDVKNQADSLVFQVEKNLKEHGDKIAAEDKSKIESDLKDLKDAIEKNDLEAMKQKTQDLTQSSMKMGEAMYKDQQAAGGAAGAEQPQSDNQQEAPKDDDVIDADYEEVDEDKKASGQ; translated from the coding sequence ATGGCAAAAGTAATTGGAATTGATTTAGGAACCACCAACTCTTGTGTGGCCATCATGGATGGAAAAAATCCAAAAGTTATAGAAAATTCTGAAGGAGCTAGAACAACTCCTTCTGTAGTAGCATTCACTGAAAGTGAAAAATTAATCGGACAATCTGCAAAAAGACAAGCAGTAACTAATCCTGAAAATACTCTTTACGCAGTAAAACGTTTCATTGGTAGAAGTTTTGATGATCAGACTGTTCAAAAAGATGTCTCTCTATCTCCATTTAAAATTATCAAAGGTAACAACGGAGACGCATGGGTAGAGGCGCAAGGAGAGAAATATAGTCCAAGTCAAATCTCTGCATTCATTTTGCAAAAGATGAAAGAGACTGCAGAGTCTTATACTGGTGAGACTATTACGCAGGCAGTGATTACTGTTCCAGCATATTTTAATGATGCACAAAGACAGGCAACAAAAGACGCGGGTAAGATTGCTGGTTTAGAAGTTTTAAGAATTATTAATGAACCAACTGCTGCTTCACTAGCATACGGTCTTGATAAAAAACAATCAGGAACAGTTGTTGTTTATGACTTAGGTGGCGGAACGTTTGACGTCTCTATATTAGAAGTTGGTGATGGTGTTTTTGAAGTAAAAGCAACGAACGGTGATACACACTTAGGTGGAGAAGATTTTGATCTTCGCATTATCGATTTTCTTGCAAATGAATTTAAAAAAGAACAAGGAATTGATTTAAAAAACGACAAGCTTGCCCTACAAAGATTAAAAGAGGCGGCTGAAAAAGCAAAAATCGAATTATCAAGCTCAACTCAAACAGATGTAAATTTGCCATTTATTACTGCTGATCAATCTGGTCCAAAACACTTAAACGTTAAATTAACCAGAGCGAAGTTAGAGGAACTAGTTGATGATTTGCTGCAAAATACTATTGAACCATGTAAAAAAGCTTTAAGCGATGCCGGTCTATCTGCGTCGGATATTAATGATGTAATTTTAGTTGGCGGCATGACTAGAATGCCAAAAGTAACAGAAATCGTTAAAAACTTTTTTGGCAAAGATCCTAGTAAAGGCGTGAATCCAGATGAAGTTGTTGCGATGGGCGCAGCTATTCAAGCAGGTGTTCTTCAAGGAGACGTCAAAGACGTTCTTTTATTAGATGTTACACCACTATCTCTTGGAATTGAGACTTTAGGTGGTGTTTTTACTAAGCTTATTGAAAGAAATACCACCGTGCCTACCAAAAAAAGCCAGGTATTTTCTACAGCAGAAGATAATCAAAATGCTGTAACTATTAGAGTGTTCCAAGGTGAACGTGAAATGGCTCAAGATAATAAATTACTCGGGCAATTTGATTTAGTAGGCATCCCACCAGCTCCAAGAGGCACTCCTCAAATTGAAGTTACTTTTGATATTGATGCTAATGGTATTGTAAACGTTTCTGCTAAAGATAAATCTACAGGCAAAGAGCAACAGATTAAAATCCAAGCATCTGGAGGCTTATCAGATGAAGAAATTGATAAAATGGTTAAAGATGCCGAAGCAAATGCAGAAGCAGATAAAAAGAAACGAGAAGAAGTAGACGTCAAAAACCAAGCTGATAGTTTAGTATTTCAAGTCGAGAAAAATTTAAAAGAACACGGTGATAAAATCGCTGCTGAAGATAAAAGCAAAATTGAATCCGACTTAAAAGATCTTAAAGATGCTATTGAAAAGAATGATCTTGAGGCAATGAAACAAAAAACCCAAGATCTGACACAATCATCTATGAAAATGGGTGAAGCTATGTACAAAGATCAACAGGCAGCAGGTGGAGCTGCTGGCGCCGAACAACCTCAGTCAGATAATCAACAAGAAGCACCAAAAGATGACGATGTCATTGATGCTGACTATGAAGAGGTTGATGAAGATAAAAAAGCAAGCGGGCAATAA
- a CDS encoding chaperone protein DnaJ (PFAM: DnaJ C terminal region; DnaJ domain~TIGRFAM: chaperone protein DnaJ): protein MADDFYDTLGVSRDASDADIKSAYRKLAMKYHPDRNQGDATAEQKFKDVSQAYEILKDPKKRQTYDQFGHAAFEQGGGGAGGFGQQGFGGFSDIFEDIFGAFGEGGQRESRGDDLRYDVTIDLEEAFHGKTLDVTIPKMVNCPEQHSYKSCSTCDGYGKVRTQSGFFSMERTCGRCGGTGQEMKGRCSKCSNTGRVKQNKKLQIKIPAGVETGNRIRMSGEGEAGDRGGSYGDLYVFININNHKLFQRERDNIICDVAIPFTTAALGGKIEVPTIEKKMVNVSIPKGMQSGHKLRIKEKGMSILRTQRRGDMIVRVHAETPVNLSAEQEKLLNQFNDSLTKKNSTMTEGFFDKVKKMFN, encoded by the coding sequence ATGGCTGATGATTTTTATGATACCCTAGGCGTCTCCCGTGATGCTAGCGATGCAGACATCAAAAGTGCCTACCGAAAATTAGCAATGAAGTATCATCCTGATCGAAATCAGGGTGATGCTACTGCTGAGCAAAAATTTAAAGATGTCAGCCAGGCATATGAAATTTTAAAAGACCCAAAAAAAAGACAAACCTACGATCAATTTGGCCATGCTGCCTTCGAACAAGGAGGTGGCGGGGCAGGTGGTTTTGGCCAACAGGGTTTCGGAGGTTTTTCTGATATATTTGAAGACATATTTGGAGCCTTTGGCGAAGGCGGACAAAGAGAAAGTCGTGGAGATGATTTACGCTATGATGTTACGATTGATTTAGAAGAAGCTTTTCATGGTAAAACTCTAGACGTAACCATTCCTAAAATGGTGAATTGTCCCGAACAACATAGCTATAAAAGCTGTTCAACTTGTGATGGATATGGAAAAGTTCGCACCCAAAGCGGTTTTTTTTCCATGGAAAGAACTTGCGGTCGTTGTGGTGGAACAGGTCAAGAAATGAAAGGTCGTTGCTCTAAATGTAGCAATACTGGTCGAGTCAAACAAAATAAAAAATTACAAATAAAAATTCCAGCAGGTGTTGAAACTGGTAATCGAATTCGAATGAGCGGCGAAGGAGAAGCGGGTGATCGTGGAGGATCTTACGGGGATCTATATGTTTTTATCAATATTAATAATCACAAACTTTTTCAAAGAGAAAGAGATAATATTATTTGTGATGTTGCAATTCCTTTTACAACCGCAGCCCTTGGAGGAAAAATTGAAGTGCCTACCATAGAAAAAAAAATGGTTAATGTATCTATACCTAAAGGAATGCAATCTGGTCATAAACTCAGAATAAAAGAAAAAGGAATGAGTATTCTTCGAACACAACGAAGAGGGGATATGATAGTAAGAGTGCATGCCGAAACCCCAGTGAATTTATCTGCAGAACAAGAAAAGCTTTTGAATCAATTTAATGATAGCCTAACTAAAAAAAATTCTACAATGACTGAAGGCTTTTTTGATAAAGTAAAAAAGATGTTTAATTAA
- a CDS encoding O-6-methylguanine DNA methyltransferase (PFAM: 6-O-methylguanine DNA methyltransferase, DNA binding domain~TIGRFAM: O-6-methylguanine DNA methyltransferase) — protein sequence MQYHYDIVDTIFGKLFILDSSKGLHFLLKNNDPRVNKIKKQYSPIKNLFNSDLKIQITKYVKGELKKFSCKINFLSGSQLQKQVWTQLKKISYGKTISYSDLALKTPYQKAIRAVATAVGKNPIGIIIPCHRVIAKDGSLGGYAWGIKMKAKLLDIEVGGMADSTYRGGK from the coding sequence ATGCAATATCACTATGATATTGTAGATACCATTTTTGGTAAATTGTTCATTTTAGATAGCTCAAAAGGCCTCCATTTTCTATTAAAAAACAATGACCCCAGAGTTAATAAAATAAAAAAACAATATTCTCCAATTAAAAACTTATTTAACTCAGATTTAAAAATACAAATAACTAAATATGTCAAAGGAGAGTTAAAAAAATTTTCATGTAAAATTAATTTTCTGAGTGGTTCCCAATTGCAAAAACAAGTTTGGACTCAATTAAAAAAAATTTCCTATGGCAAAACTATTTCTTATTCTGATTTGGCGTTAAAAACACCTTATCAAAAGGCTATCAGGGCCGTTGCAACAGCGGTAGGGAAAAATCCCATTGGAATTATCATTCCATGTCATCGAGTAATAGCTAAAGATGGAAGTCTTGGTGGATATGCTTGGGGTATTAAAATGAAGGCTAAACTACTAGATATTGAGGTTGGTGGAATGGCTGACTCGACATATAGAGGAGGAAAGTGA